A single window of Cryptococcus neoformans var. neoformans JEC21 chromosome 3 sequence DNA harbors:
- a CDS encoding expressed protein: MYTTAFLRSTVTGLRPALHRPASVVDSSQTLLTSSRLGRVAKRFNSSGPRTDKPKLVFRFGLRDIPVELYPILFVTGAACVGGGVALGRQLYLGDLRFKPTGPASAQGQQ, encoded by the exons ATGTACACCACCGCATTCCTCCGAAGCACTGTCACCGGTCTCCGACCAGCTCTTCACCGTCCGGCCAGCGTTGTCGACTCTTCCCAGACCCTCCTCACTTCCAGCCGCCTTGGACGTGTTGCAAAGAGATTCAATTCATCTGGCCCCAGGACAGACAAGCCTAAACTT GTATTCCGATTTGGTCTTCGCG ATATCCCCGTCGAGCTTTATCCTATTCTTTTTGTCACTGGCGCCGCTTGTGTGGGGGGTGGCGTTGCACTGGGTAGACAGC TCTATTTAGGTGAC CTGCGATTCAAACCAACTGGCCCTGCCTCTGCCCAAGGGCAACAGTGA
- a CDS encoding organic acid transporter, putative: MSTELKTPLPLPFIYTFASGAIAGCTELLLLYPLDVVKTRQQLDTGKQGANMVQVFKNIVAQEGPRRLYRGILPPLMLEAPKRAVKFAANGSWGAFFTNNGQRKNTQAIAILTGCFAGATESVVVTPFELVKIRMQDKSSTFKGPMDVVKQALAKSGPLGLYQGMESTFWRHWWWNGGYFGAIFAVRNLLPKATSKKQELSNNLIAGTVGGFIGTSLNTPFDVVKSRIQLHGTGEWAYPALLKVAKQEGMAGLYKGFAPKVLRLAPGGGVLLLVVEALSTVFRNYLGPPYV; encoded by the exons ATGTCTACAGAACTCAAGACGCCCCTGC CCCTGCCCTTCATTTACACCTTTGCCTCTGGCGCCATTGCAG GCTGTACTGAGTTGCTT CTTCTCTATCCTCTGGATGTGGTGAAAACGCGTCAGCAGCTTGATACTGGCAAGCAAGGTGCCAACATGGTACAGGTGTTCAAGAACATCGTCGCACAGGAGGG TCCCAGGCGCTTGTACAGGGGCATTTTGCCGCCTCTCATGCTCGAAGCCCCCAAGCGAGCAGTCAAAT TTGCTGCTAACGGATCTTGGGGTGCTTTCTTCACCAACAACGGACAGCGAAAAAACACACAAGCGATTGCCATCCTTACCGGTTGTTTTGCCGGTGCTACCGAATCCGTTGTAGTCACTCCTTTTGAGCTCGTCAAAATTAGGATGCAGGACAAGAGCTCCACTTTCAAGGGTCCAATGGATGTTGTCAAACAGGCTCTTGCCAAAAGTGGTCCTCTTGGATTGTATCAGGGTATGGAATCCACCTTCTGGAGACactggtggtg GAATGGTGGTTACTTTGGTGCCATCTTCGCCGTAAGAAATCTACTCCCCAAGGCCACC AGCAAAAAGCAGGAGCTGTCCAACAATCTCATTGCAGGTACCGTTGGTGGCTTCATCGGGACGTCCTTGAATACCCCGT TTGATGTTGTGAAATCCCGAATTCAGCTTCATGGCACAGGAGAATG GGCTTATCCTGCGCTCCTCAAAGTCGCCAAGCAGGAAGGCATGGCTGGGCTGTACAAGGGCTTCGCGCCCAAGGTCTTACGACTCGCTCCTGGTGGCGGAGTCTTGTTGTTGG TGGTGGAAGCGTTGTCTACAGTGTTCAGGAACTATCTTGGCCCTCCCTATGTTTGA
- a CDS encoding expressed protein: MPTDIFLDHKPFLSDSFDVHSYTNAILQGRQYTPDQSQQNNNKEDNDKADLDVGAELARLNYGIEDVTKQLRQEITASHLLLLNHLTTSLSLSSHLSPIRSSLISLSASIDRLHSKIHTPYTNLSTLVRRQQNLRQIKDIARRASRFVIVARRLENQLERMGNAPEEDGEKGKTERRAELAKAALSCAELDSLLRDESNERGDDTTSIALLDIDFVKAYSPLISRARDTVIEEMETMVFAGLQELNQTVLSSALQTAHNLRLLPDLVSNLLDDLNDAVTLRVTKAFDVTAIGKEVAVKDANSSHGTIKFPSRSRPPTEPTSSTTHLWVSILWKRLERVIDDVANCCIKVYTLEKVLRIKRDTLTQVEFFDEVMKRLDEKPSFTYWTTLAKAFETQTKEAAKTSSWLQQALSVGYPRLLRLFHDFFSRIAVHTDTVYTQEHQSPEAVLVLRSISSFETLYLTRSTNRMSDVVASAVEQYLSARGNPPGPSDGVSIARTVINELDSARFDPLLVRTVARNAAKILDGFIQTVDGMLIEDFTATSLIGPNATSAQQVNAQLVGCLYHCWLNLAYVEHDLTGKVWDILSPSVNSLETTYRRITKSLDAAFRKEITSTLSRIHRVNFDTPVDPLAMGMDARGGSPYMQDLVDKIGFVRNQILGRMSLGEYMKAWVLDLSKFIVRTFLLHASIARPMGESGALKLTGDMTELEMGVTNLLSTGKVQGAKDSVKVEQVGDDYFALRTFRTLLFANLESLVNPVETVHIPPLIVLHHIIVRSPLRLPHEVHGWSESEYVLWIDKHKDAKEQWELVEKTVEDQDVTNSEEETKVDIYVKLIKEVLAHARHDEQ; encoded by the exons ATGCCCACAGACATCTTTCTCG ATCACaagcccttcctctccgATTCCTTCGACGTCCATTCCTACACCAACGCCATCCTCCAGGGAAGACAATACACACCTGACCAGTCTCAGCAGAACAACAATAAGGAGGACAATGATAAAGCCGACCTAGATGTCGGTGCTGAGCTTGCAAGGTTGAACTATGGCATT GAAGATGTGACAAAGCAGCTACGGCAGGAG ATCACTGCTTCACACCTGCTTCTTCTAAACCATCTCACAACGTCACTTTCCCTATCATCTCACCTTTCTCCCATCCGCTCGTCTTTGATATCATTATCTGCATCCATCGACCGACTACACTCCAAGATCCATACTCCCTATACCAATCTTTCAACCCTTGTAAGACGACAGCAGAATCTGCGGCAAATTAAAGACATTGCTCGACGCGCCAGTCGATTTGTCATCGTCGCGCGACGTCTAGAGAACCAGTTGGAACGAATGGGAAATGCTCCAGAGGAAGACGGTGAAAAGGGGAAAACTGAAAGGAGAGCAGAGCTTGCCAAAGCCGCCCTTAGTTGCGCAGAGCTTGACTCCTTGCTAAGGGACGAAAGTAATGAACGAGGGGACGACACGACTTCCATAGCGCTACTGGATATTGACTTCGTCAAAGCCTATTCTCCTTTGATAAGCCGAGCTAGGGATACGGTGAtagaagaaatggagaCTATGGTCTTTGCTGGGCTGCAGGAACTT AACCAGACCGTCTTGTCGTCCGCTCTTCAAACCGCACATAATCTTCGACTTCTACCTGATCTAGTGTCAAACCTCTTGGACGACTTGAATGACGCTGTAACTTTAAGAGTAACTAAGGCTTTTGATGTTACAGCAATAGGCAAAGAAGTCGCTGTTAAAG ATGCAAATAGCTCTCATGGCACAATCAaatttccttctcgaaGCCGGCCGCCTACCGAACCAACTTCGAGCACCACTCATCTTTGGGTCAGCATCCTTTGGAAGAGACTCGAACGCGTCATAGATGATGTGGCCAATTGTTGCATCAAGGTTTATACCCTGGAGAAGGTTTTGCGAATTAAAAGGGATACCTTAACACAAGTGGAATTTTTTGACGAAGTAATGAAG AGATTAGATGAGAAGCCCAGCTTTACCTACTGGACCACTTTAGCAAAGGCTTTTGAGACGCAAACCAAAGAAGCGGCGAAAA CGTCGTCATGGTTGCAGCAGGCTCTCAGCGTAGGATATCCTAGGCTACTACGACTGTTTCatgattttttttcaaGGATTGCAGTTCATACAGACACTGTTTATACCCAGGAACATCAGAG TCCTGAAGCAGTTCTTGTCCTTCGTTCTATCTCGTCTTTCGAAACTCTCTACCTTACGCGGTCAACCAATCGTATGAGTGACGTTGTAGCGTCCGCGGTTGAGCAATACCTTTCTGCTCGCGGGAATCCACCAGGTCCAAGCGATGGTGTCAGTATTGCGAGAACGGTGATCAATGAACTGGACTCGGCAAGGTTTGATCCCCTGCTCGTGAGAACAGTGGCTAGAAATGCAGCCAAAATATTGGACGGGTTTATTCAAACTGTCGATGGAATG TTGATCGAAGACTTTACTGCCACAAGTCTAATCGGACCGAATGCCACATCGGCGCAGCAGGTCAATGCACAACTGGTCGGATGCCTCTATCATTGCTGGCTGAACTTGGCGTACGTCGAACATGATCTTACAGGTAAAGTTTGGGACATTCTGAGCCCTTCTGTAAAT TCTCTCGAAACGACCTATAGGCGCATCACCAAATCCCTTGATGCAGCTTTTCGCAAAGAAATTACTTCAACCCTTTCTCGCATTCACCGTGTGAACTTTGACACACCCGTAGACCCTTTAGCAATGGGGATGGATGCCAGAGGTGGAAGCCCATATATGCAAGATTTGGTCGATAAAATTGGATTTGTTAGGAACCAGATTTTGGGGAGAATGAGTTTGGGAGAATACATGAAAGCATG GGTTTTGGATCTGAGCAAATTTATCGTTCGAACCTTCCTCTTGCACGCAAGTATAGCCCGACCAATGGGGGAAAGTGGAGCGCTTAAACTCACAGGGGACATGACCGAGCTCGAGATGGGTGTAACCAATCTTCTGAGCACGGGCAAGGTACAAGGAGCGAAAGATAGTGTTAAGGTCGAGCAAGTGGGGGACGACTATTTTGCTCTGCGGACATTTCG AACACTTCTCTTTGCCAATCTCGAGTCCCTGGTCAACCCAGTCGAGACAGTCCATATTCCTCCCTTGATTGTCCTCCATCATATTATCGTCCGCTCACCTTTACGTCTGCCTCATGAAGTTCATGGATGGTCAGAGAGTGAATATGTTCTCTGGATCGATAAACATAAAGATGCAAAGGAACAATGGGAGTTAGTTGAAAAGACTGTGGAGGATCAGGACGTGACGAatagtgaagaagaaacgaaGGTGGACATTTATGTCAAACTAATCAAGGAGGTCCTAGCGCATGCCAGGCATGATGAACAATAG
- a CDS encoding expressed protein, whose protein sequence is MPTDIFLDHKPFLSDSFDVHSYTNAILQGRQYTPDQSQQNNNKEDNDKADLDVGAELARLNYGIEDVTKQLRQEITASHLLLLNHLTTSLSLSSHLSPIRSSLISLSASIDRLHSKIHTPYTNLSTLVRRQQNLRQIKDIARRASRFVIVARRLENQLERMGNAPEEDGEKGKTERRAELAKAALSCAELDSLLRDESNERGDDTTSIALLDIDFVKAYSPLISRARDTVIEEMETMVFAGLQELNQTVLSSALQTAHNLRLLPDLVSNLLDDLNDAVTLRVTKAFDVTAIGKEVAVKVDANSSHGTIKFPSRSRPPTEPTSSTTHLWVSILWKRLERVIDDVANCCIKVYTLEKVLRIKRDTLTQVEFFDEVMKRLDEKPSFTYWTTLAKAFETQTKEAAKTSSWLQQALSVGYPRLLRLFHDFFSRIAVHTDTVYTQEHQSPEAVLVLRSISSFETLYLTRSTNRMSDVVASAVEQYLSARGNPPGPSDGVSIARTVINELDSARFDPLLVRTVARNAAKILDGFIQTVDGMLIEDFTATSLIGPNATSAQQVNAQLVGCLYHCWLNLAYVEHDLTGKVWDILSPSVNSLETTYRRITKSLDAAFRKEITSTLSRIHRVNFDTPVDPLAMGMDARGGSPYMQDLVDKIGFVRNQILGRMSLGEYMKAWVLDLSKFIVRTFLLHASIARPMGESGALKLTGDMTELEMGVTNLLSTGKVQGAKDSVKVEQVGDDYFALRTFRTLLFANLESLVNPVETVHIPPLIVLHHIIVRSPLRLPHEVHGWSESEYVLWIDKHKDAKEQWELVEKTVEDQDVTNSEEETKVDIYVKLIKEVLAHARHDEQ, encoded by the exons ATGCCCACAGACATCTTTCTCG ATCACaagcccttcctctccgATTCCTTCGACGTCCATTCCTACACCAACGCCATCCTCCAGGGAAGACAATACACACCTGACCAGTCTCAGCAGAACAACAATAAGGAGGACAATGATAAAGCCGACCTAGATGTCGGTGCTGAGCTTGCAAGGTTGAACTATGGCATT GAAGATGTGACAAAGCAGCTACGGCAGGAG ATCACTGCTTCACACCTGCTTCTTCTAAACCATCTCACAACGTCACTTTCCCTATCATCTCACCTTTCTCCCATCCGCTCGTCTTTGATATCATTATCTGCATCCATCGACCGACTACACTCCAAGATCCATACTCCCTATACCAATCTTTCAACCCTTGTAAGACGACAGCAGAATCTGCGGCAAATTAAAGACATTGCTCGACGCGCCAGTCGATTTGTCATCGTCGCGCGACGTCTAGAGAACCAGTTGGAACGAATGGGAAATGCTCCAGAGGAAGACGGTGAAAAGGGGAAAACTGAAAGGAGAGCAGAGCTTGCCAAAGCCGCCCTTAGTTGCGCAGAGCTTGACTCCTTGCTAAGGGACGAAAGTAATGAACGAGGGGACGACACGACTTCCATAGCGCTACTGGATATTGACTTCGTCAAAGCCTATTCTCCTTTGATAAGCCGAGCTAGGGATACGGTGAtagaagaaatggagaCTATGGTCTTTGCTGGGCTGCAGGAACTT AACCAGACCGTCTTGTCGTCCGCTCTTCAAACCGCACATAATCTTCGACTTCTACCTGATCTAGTGTCAAACCTCTTGGACGACTTGAATGACGCTGTAACTTTAAGAGTAACTAAGGCTTTTGATGTTACAGCAATAGGCAAAGAAGTCGCTGTTAAAG TAGATGCAAATAGCTCTCATGGCACAATCAaatttccttctcgaaGCCGGCCGCCTACCGAACCAACTTCGAGCACCACTCATCTTTGGGTCAGCATCCTTTGGAAGAGACTCGAACGCGTCATAGATGATGTGGCCAATTGTTGCATCAAGGTTTATACCCTGGAGAAGGTTTTGCGAATTAAAAGGGATACCTTAACACAAGTGGAATTTTTTGACGAAGTAATGAAG AGATTAGATGAGAAGCCCAGCTTTACCTACTGGACCACTTTAGCAAAGGCTTTTGAGACGCAAACCAAAGAAGCGGCGAAAA CGTCGTCATGGTTGCAGCAGGCTCTCAGCGTAGGATATCCTAGGCTACTACGACTGTTTCatgattttttttcaaGGATTGCAGTTCATACAGACACTGTTTATACCCAGGAACATCAGAG TCCTGAAGCAGTTCTTGTCCTTCGTTCTATCTCGTCTTTCGAAACTCTCTACCTTACGCGGTCAACCAATCGTATGAGTGACGTTGTAGCGTCCGCGGTTGAGCAATACCTTTCTGCTCGCGGGAATCCACCAGGTCCAAGCGATGGTGTCAGTATTGCGAGAACGGTGATCAATGAACTGGACTCGGCAAGGTTTGATCCCCTGCTCGTGAGAACAGTGGCTAGAAATGCAGCCAAAATATTGGACGGGTTTATTCAAACTGTCGATGGAATG TTGATCGAAGACTTTACTGCCACAAGTCTAATCGGACCGAATGCCACATCGGCGCAGCAGGTCAATGCACAACTGGTCGGATGCCTCTATCATTGCTGGCTGAACTTGGCGTACGTCGAACATGATCTTACAGGTAAAGTTTGGGACATTCTGAGCCCTTCTGTAAAT TCTCTCGAAACGACCTATAGGCGCATCACCAAATCCCTTGATGCAGCTTTTCGCAAAGAAATTACTTCAACCCTTTCTCGCATTCACCGTGTGAACTTTGACACACCCGTAGACCCTTTAGCAATGGGGATGGATGCCAGAGGTGGAAGCCCATATATGCAAGATTTGGTCGATAAAATTGGATTTGTTAGGAACCAGATTTTGGGGAGAATGAGTTTGGGAGAATACATGAAAGCATG GGTTTTGGATCTGAGCAAATTTATCGTTCGAACCTTCCTCTTGCACGCAAGTATAGCCCGACCAATGGGGGAAAGTGGAGCGCTTAAACTCACAGGGGACATGACCGAGCTCGAGATGGGTGTAACCAATCTTCTGAGCACGGGCAAGGTACAAGGAGCGAAAGATAGTGTTAAGGTCGAGCAAGTGGGGGACGACTATTTTGCTCTGCGGACATTTCG AACACTTCTCTTTGCCAATCTCGAGTCCCTGGTCAACCCAGTCGAGACAGTCCATATTCCTCCCTTGATTGTCCTCCATCATATTATCGTCCGCTCACCTTTACGTCTGCCTCATGAAGTTCATGGATGGTCAGAGAGTGAATATGTTCTCTGGATCGATAAACATAAAGATGCAAAGGAACAATGGGAGTTAGTTGAAAAGACTGTGGAGGATCAGGACGTGACGAatagtgaagaagaaacgaaGGTGGACATTTATGTCAAACTAATCAAGGAGGTCCTAGCGCATGCCAGGCATGATGAACAATAG
- a CDS encoding import inner membrane translocase subunit tim22, putative, with translation MSIPLPSAMPLLPPIYLPGQEPLPAGTSDWERQEMQTALKYQRYMGMVMESCPLKVTIAGVGGLAIGGFFSLMSATFAYEDPLSRASNKLTTTRAQTMFVFKEMGRNMWSSGRGFAKVGMVYSGVECCIEGYRAKNDIYNGVSAGFLTGAILARNAGPTAMLGGGVAFAAFSGAIDWWLRSAPADEI, from the exons ATGTCAATCCCTCTTCCCAGCGCGATGCCCCTTTTACCGCCCATATACCTGCCCGGACAAGAACCTCTTCCTGCCGGAACCAGCGACTGGGAACGTCAAGAGATGCAAACCGCTTTGAAGTACCAGAGATATATGGGCATGGTCATGGAAAGTTGTCCCTTGAAAGTTACCATTGCTGGCGTTGGAG GCCTTGCGATCGGTGGCTTTTTTTCTCTGATGTCCGCTACTTTTGCATACGAAGACCCCTTGTCACGAGCCTCTAATAAACtcacaacaacaagggCTCAGACGATGTTTGTTTTCAAAGAAATGGGGAGGAACATGTGGTCAAGCGGTAGAGGGTTTGCCAAAGTTGGTATGGTGTACTCAGGCGTGGAATGCTGCATTGAAGGA TACAGAGCAAAAAACGACATCTATAACGGTGTCTCCGCAGGATTCCTTACAGGTGCCATCTTAGCGCGTAACGCAGGGCCAACTGCTATGTTAGGCGGCGGTGTTGCCTTTGCTGCCTTTTCGGGTGCCATTGATTGGTGGTTACGCAGTGCGCCTGCCGA CGAAATTTAA
- a CDS encoding polygalacturonase, putative: MRFLCLFACVLSSAVVQGSLFVLSESQDQKIIPEILEKDNSIWPYHHEVFEFHPEHKDLSTGLVRPLCVLHTLGEGADDSYNFEKAVHQCGRGGIVRLPDANYTISRPLDIYLSNSVLDLHGWLSFSANVSSWIENRMPLGFQNQSLAFVVRGNDYILEGNDKGGINGNGQAWYDYAKDYGNKFGRPMSLAIKNSKNVIIKNFSIVQPQFWASLIWGSENVYIKDFYVNATSFNPESSSDQKNWLQNTDGSDTYQSHNVTYENMIYQGGDDCVALKPNSTSITLRNVTCYGGTGIAFGSIAQYAGVKDVIEDVFMEDIRLYPSNQCPAYQGVYFKSWLGYSIGQPPNGGGGGYGYCRNVTVKDVYMEDIWHPLVVQSDLTYLTLDREKFTDSGLFEWYDIHLKNFTGKALGNRIAWMSCSKLTPCHDWTFEGMDIMPGKQDHPEIHYTCNNFVLGGNDGLNQCHPSNSKLETENGGTL, from the exons ATGCgcttcctctgcctcttcgCCTGCGTTCTATCTAGCGCGGTCGTGCAGGGATCCCTCTTCGTGCTCAGTGAATCTCAAGATCAAAAAATTATTCCTGAAATCCTTGAAAAAGATAACAGCATTTGGCCCTATCACCATGAGGTATTTGAATTCCACCCAGAGCACAAAGACCTCTCCACAGGGCTTGTCCGACCCCTTTGTGTCTTACATACtttgggagaaggagcagacGACTCATACAACTTTGAGAAAGCTGTCCATCAGTGTGGTCGCGGCGGCATTGTGAGATTACCAGATGCCAACTA CACAATCAGTCGTCCCCTTGACATATATCTTTCCAACTCCGTTCTTGATCTTCATGGTTGGCTATCTTTTTCCGCGAACGTCTCTTCATGGATTGAAAATCGGATGCCTCTTGGCTTCCAAAATCAATCACTTGCATTTGTGGTGAGGGGTAATGATTACATTCTCGAGGGGAATGATAAAGGAGGGATAAATGGAAATGGACAAGCTTGGTATGATTACGCAAAGGACTACGGAAATAAGTTCGGGCG GCCCATGTCATTGGCCATCAAAAACAGCAAAAACGTCATTATAAAAAATTTCAGCATTGTCCAGCCACAATTTTGGGCTTCCCTCATATGGGGTTCGGAAAATGTGTACATAAAAGATTTCTACGTTAATGCTACTAGCTTCAACCCGGAATCTTCCAGTGATCAGAAGAACTGGCTTCAGAACACTG ATGGAAGTGACACATACCAGAGTCACAATGTCACTTACG AGAATATGATTTACCAGGGTGGCGACGATTGTGTAGCATTGAAGCCAAATAGTACATCCATCACACTTCGTAATGTGACTTGTTACGGAGGGACGGGTATTGCCTTTGGATCGATTGCTCAGTACGCGGGCGTG AAAGATGTGATTGAAGATGTGTTTATGGAGGATATTCGACTGTATCCATCTAATCAGTGCCCAGCCTATCAAGGTGTCTATTTCAAATCTTGGTTAGG ATACTCTATCGGACAGCCACCAAACGGTGGGGGTGGTGGGTATGGATATTGTCGTAACGTGACAGTAAAGGATGTCTACATGGAGGATATATGGCATCCTCTCGTCGTCCAATCTGA CTTAACCTATCTCACTTTAGACCGTGAAAAATTTACAGATTCCGGTCTCTTCGA GTGGTATGATATCCACCTGAAAAATTTCACAGGAAAAGCTTTGGGTAACAGGATCGCCTGGATGTCCTGTTCCAAGTTGACACCATGTCATGATTGGACATTTGAGGGCATGGATATCATGCCAGGTAAACAAGATCACCCCGAGATCCATTATACTTGTAATAATTTTGTGCTGGGGGGGAATGATGGACTTAATCAGTGCCATCCCAGCAACTCAAAGCTTGAAACTGAGAATGGTGGCACACTCTGA
- a CDS encoding vacuolar membrane protein, putative, which translates to MVLPRFLNTGVLCPMVLSTCWAVLHIMQYGFAITSLNGIQQSVTCQKAENHTGILQIPIATPVDCIPMTTSSFGLVVSIFTLGGLLGSLAASTTTLRYGQVATLRLSAAMVLAGSTCIGFAGGTSSMLIGRVFVGIGCGLSTVTVPVFVAQLAPPSMKRSLGISNQISIVIGMLAAQSLSFPFAHPDRWRFVFIAPAMLALIQLAGSLLVNNPVVESQEAPEIEALLETSQEAETLTIKDLFLSREPDVIKGFHVVLATQMSQQLCGVAPVMYFSTRILTPVFQGDSRLMALIVVLIKLPITVLPIFLRLGSRRLLVLPTSIMSFAALLLAFGINTNAAGLSIVGIILFVVAFSVGLGPVTWVVLPEVMPSHAVNAAGSVGLALNWVLNFAMGATFLPIQQTLSGGVESKEGNVFFILSVTCAIAAFAIRLTFKRYDRRITLA; encoded by the exons ATGGTGCTGCCACGATTTTTGAACACAGGAGTCTTGTGCCCTATGGTATTATCAACCTGCTGGGCTGTTCTTCATATTATGCAATATGGCTTCGCTATCACTAGCTTGAATGGTATCCAGCAAAGTGTGACCTGCCAAAAGGCAGAAAATCATACTGGAATTCTTCAAATCCCTATCGCAACCCCGGTCGATTGTATACCTATGACG ACTTCTTCATTTGGGCTTGTGGTGTCGATTTTCACCCTTGGCGGTCTTCTGGGATCCCTTGCTGCTAGCACAACCACTTTGCGCTATGGTCAAGTAGCGACTTTGCGTCTTTCAGCTGCTATGGTTCTTGCAGGCTCAACTTGCATCGGTTTTGCTGGAGGTACAAGTTCCATGTTAATAGGGCG CGTCTTTGTTGGCATCGGTTGCGGCCTGTCGACTGTAACTGTTCCTGTTTTCGTAGCACAATTAGCGCCTCCATCAATGAAAAGATCTTTGGGCATTTCGAATCAAATATCAATTGTTATCGGCATGCTGGCAGCACAGTCAttatccttccctttcGCCCATCCCGATCGTTGGCGGTTTGTCTTCATCGCGCCGGCTATGCTCGCACTGATTCAACTCGCGGGAAGTCTATTGGTGAATAATCCTGTAGTGGAATCACAGGAGGCCCCAGAGATCGAAGCCCTTCTGGAAACATCACAGGAGGCGGAGACATTGACTATCAAAGATCTTTTCCTATCTCGCGAACCCGATGTTATTAAAGGAT TCCATGTCGTTCTTGCAACACAGATGTCGCAGCAATTATGCGGTGTTGCACCAG TGATGTACTTTTCAACACGGATTTTAACTCCAGTATTTCAGGGAGACTCTCGGCTGATGGCTCTCATCGTGGTCTTGATCAAGCTTCCCATCACTGTACTTCCAATATTTTTG CGGCTTGGCAGTAGGCGCCTCCTCGTCTTGCCCACTTCTATCATGTCCTTCGCTGCTTTGCTCCTGGCATTTGGCATCAATACCAATGCTGCAGGTCTTTCAATTGTTGgtatcatcctcttcgtgGTGGCCTTTTCAGTTGGACTTGGGCCTGTGACATGGGTGGTACTGCCGGAAGTTATGCCCAGCCATGCCGTTAATGCTGCAGGAAGCGTCGGTCTTGCTTTAAACTGGGTTTTGAACTTCGCCATGGGGGCCACTTTCTTACCAATCCAACAGACGCTCAGTGGAGGAGTAGAATCTAAAGAGGGAAACGTTTTCTTCATACTCTCAGTGACTTGCGCCATTGCGGCCTTTGCTATCAGACTTACCTTCAAAAGATATGACAGAAGAATAACTCTAGCTTAA